In Gaiellales bacterium, the following proteins share a genomic window:
- the tsf gene encoding translation elongation factor Ts, with product MNDYKPSAADVKQLRDRTQAGMMDCRNALVETGGDMEAAVKALREKGIASAGKRSGRGTGEGLVATYVHHNGRIGAMVEIGCETDFVARNEQFQAFARKVAGQIASAGDLRFVSEAEITDEFRTSELEIYRAKAAGEGRPEAMLDKIAEGMFQKSLADTVLLNQPSIRPEDDNKTIETLRAELSGTLGENIEVKRFARFEVGGE from the coding sequence GTGAACGACTACAAGCCGTCCGCTGCCGACGTCAAGCAGCTGCGCGACCGCACCCAGGCCGGGATGATGGACTGCCGCAACGCCCTGGTCGAGACCGGCGGCGACATGGAGGCGGCCGTCAAGGCGCTGCGCGAGAAGGGCATCGCCTCGGCGGGCAAGCGCTCCGGCCGCGGCACCGGCGAGGGCCTGGTGGCGACGTACGTCCACCACAACGGCCGCATCGGCGCCATGGTCGAGATCGGCTGCGAGACCGACTTCGTCGCCCGCAACGAGCAGTTCCAGGCGTTCGCCCGCAAGGTGGCCGGCCAGATCGCGAGCGCCGGCGATCTCCGGTTCGTCTCGGAGGCCGAGATCACCGACGAGTTCCGCACGTCGGAGCTCGAGATCTACCGGGCCAAGGCCGCCGGCGAGGGCAGGCCCGAGGCGATGCTCGACAAGATCGCCGAGGGCATGTTCCAGAAGTCGCTCGCCGACACGGTGCTCCTGAACCAGCCGTCGATCCGCCCGGAGGACGACAACAAGACGATCGAGACGCTCCGGGCCGAGCTGTCCGGGACGCTCGGCGAGAACATCGAGGTGAAGCGCTTCGCCCGCTTCGAGGTGGGCGGAGAGTGA
- the rpsB gene encoding 30S ribosomal protein S2, with amino-acid sequence MPEVTMRELLEAGVHFGHQTRRWNPKMRRFIFGERGGIYIIDLQQTMGLLHEAFAYVGNVGERNGTVLFVGTKKQAQDAVAEHAGRVGMPYVNHRWLGGLLTNYRTIQERISALHNLRRQKTEGQLDLLPSKERASTLSELEKLEANLGGVADTRKLPDAVVVIDMKKETLAVREAKRLNIPVIGLVDTNCDPDDADFVIPGNDDAIRSSALIVRLLADAIAEGKNRGVKVSDFVSEDGEEGAGEATEGAAAEPASEAPAEPAAAAAPAPAEAPADAPAEAAAAEAQPAGGDAR; translated from the coding sequence GTGCCTGAAGTCACGATGCGCGAGCTGCTCGAGGCTGGGGTCCACTTCGGCCACCAGACGAGACGCTGGAACCCCAAGATGCGCCGGTTCATCTTCGGCGAGCGCGGCGGCATCTACATCATCGACCTGCAGCAGACCATGGGCCTGCTGCACGAGGCGTTCGCCTATGTCGGCAACGTCGGCGAGCGCAACGGCACAGTGCTCTTCGTGGGCACGAAGAAGCAGGCGCAGGACGCCGTCGCCGAGCACGCCGGCCGCGTGGGCATGCCCTACGTGAACCACCGCTGGCTGGGCGGCCTGCTGACGAACTACCGCACCATCCAGGAGCGCATCTCCGCGCTGCACAACCTGCGCCGCCAGAAGACCGAGGGGCAGCTCGACCTGCTCCCGTCGAAGGAGCGGGCCTCGACGCTGTCGGAGCTCGAGAAGCTCGAGGCGAACCTGGGCGGCGTCGCCGACACGCGCAAGCTGCCGGACGCCGTCGTCGTCATCGACATGAAGAAGGAGACGCTGGCGGTGCGCGAGGCCAAGCGCCTGAACATCCCGGTCATCGGGCTCGTCGACACGAACTGCGACCCCGACGACGCCGACTTCGTCATCCCCGGGAACGACGACGCCATCCGCTCCTCGGCGCTGATCGTGCGCCTGCTGGCGGACGCGATCGCCGAGGGCAAGAACCGCGGCGTGAAGGTGTCGGACTTCGTCTCGGAGGACGGCGAGGAGGGCGCCGGCGAGGCGACCGAGGGCGCGGCCGCAGAGCCCGCCTCCGAGGCACCGGCCGAGCCCGCAGCCGCGGCCGCTCCGGCCCCGGCCGAGGCACCCGCCGATGCGCCCGCGGAGGCCGCGGCCGCCGAGGCCCAGCCCGCCGGTGGTGACGCCCGGTGA